The Oceanispirochaeta sp. M1 region TCGGTGTCTCTACAAAAGCCGGTATCCTCACAAAAGACGGAAAGATTCCCAGAGTCAAGCAGGCCCTCCTGGCCGATGCAATCGGAACTACAGTTGGTGCCTGCCTGGGTACAAGTACTGTAACGACCTATGTTGAATCAGCGGCAGGTGTTGAAGAAGGTGGTAAAACTGGACTCACAGCTCTTACAGCAGCAATCCTGTTCTTTGCGGCTCTCTTCCTATCTCCCCTTTTCCTGATGATTCCCAGTGCGGCCACCGCTCCCGCCCTTATCCTGGTTGGTCTGTTTATGATCACCCCTGTTAAGGATATGGAATTAAATGACATGACAGAGGCTCTGCCCGCCTTCCTGACCATGTTTATGATGCCCATGGCCTATAGTATTTCCGAAGGTATTGTTTTTGGTATTCTTTCTTATGTAATACTCAAAGTCTGTACCGGAAAAGCCAAAGATGTTCCTATACTGACCTATATTATTGCAGCCATCTTCCTGTTGAAATTCTTTATCTAAATCTATAGAGACAGTTAAACTACAAATGATCCGGGCTCAAGCCCGGGTCTTTTTTTTTCATGCAAAAGCCACATGAATATTCATGCCCCGCTCTACGGCCCTGGGCATCCCTTTTTAAGGGAACACAAACTAAAATTACAAACACTCCTTATGTAAATAGCTATATACTGTCGTCACCGGGGCATAGGAGTTCTATTCCTATGTGTTTTAAGTCCAGTCCTCTCGATTCAATAATATAGGACAAAGAATCTCTACATTTAGAAAGATGAGGGGTTTCACCCAGACTCAACTGGCTGAAAAGATCGGGATCACTCAAAAGCTTGCCACCGATTATGAACGATGTCGATTACATCTCAATGATGAGATGATCAAACAATTCTCTGTAGCTCTTGAGGTTTCATTAGATGACTGATAAGAGCTAATTCTTAAGAGTCGCAACCACTTTTGATATTGCTACCAGCAAAAGTAGAGAATACTAGAATCAAGATTAATCATCTTTAATCTATATCTAATAAAATAAACTCTTTACAACGGAATATTATTGATCTACCGTTCTTTATACAACAAGAATCTACAGGAGTTATAAAAATGGATAAAAGCAAAGTAACAGGCAAGTCTGCCGCCAGCGGAAGACGGAAGAACCAGTAAAGAACCTAAATCTGCAGCGGCATCTGCTCTCACAACGACAGAAAAAAAAGTAATAAAATAGCCTGAAAGTAATTTCTAAGATACTCGTACTTGTTTTGAAATAGAATTTCAAAAAATCATAAAGAAAACACAATTCCTGTGTGTACATCTGCCGTACAGTATAGTAATATTATTATTAGAAGGAAGATTATGGTACGTAAAGTCATTAAACAAAGCAGGATTGATATTCGTGTCTCTAATGATGTAAAAGACATCATTGAGAAAGCCGCTTGTATTACTGGCACGTCAACAACTGCTTATATTATCAACAAAACACTCACTTCTGCTAAAGAAGATATACAGGAAATGGAAACTATTCACCTGGGAAACTCTGATAGGGATATGTTTTATCAAATAATAAAAAATCCTCCCGCTCCTAATATTGCATTAAAAAAATTGATGAATACACGTTACGAAATCAATGAGTAACGTGTGATTATTAATTTTTTTCCAATCTCAAAAGGTATTAATCTAAAAGATTTTGATTGCGGTGATAAGGATTTAAATATCTATCTTAGCCGTTTTGCCTTACCCAATGATAAGAAGAATATTAGTAAGACATTTGTTGCAATAAATCCGGAAGACCCTAC contains the following coding sequences:
- a CDS encoding DUF1778 domain-containing protein — its product is MVRKVIKQSRIDIRVSNDVKDIIEKAACITGTSTTAYIINKTLTSAKEDIQEMETIHLGNSDRDMFYQIIKNPPAPNIALKKLMNTRYEINE
- a CDS encoding helix-turn-helix domain-containing protein, with the protein product MRGFTQTQLAEKIGITQKLATDYERCRLHLNDEMIKQFSVALEVSLDD